Proteins encoded within one genomic window of Rhododendron vialii isolate Sample 1 chromosome 1a, ASM3025357v1:
- the LOC131331947 gene encoding F-box/LRR-repeat protein At4g14103-like, with the protein MDSFTIRSLDRISMLPDSILCHILSFLPMKYAVRTSTLSTRYQYLWTYITSLHFDNSELFTNDIGEAEADLSFKNFVSTVLLLSNVSCLEKFSLKLESFCIIGIVKSWISIAIKRNGQKLELGYSQLCGEIPIQLPQTMFICKTLVDLTLKGMVSLQIPASIWLPSLKILKMEDIIYENGDSAQKLIHGCPVLEYLDFYREDAKSGEVLNISVPTLKRLEVTCLGPGEQLVFNTLMLEYLDLTYYWAEGFSLVNLSSLLEARIDIDLSGSRPINSANILKLLRGIANVKFLWFHADITDYVPTTFHTLQNLTHLRLLCGFNCRGFNLNFLNDFLGCSPNLEVLVLEVC; encoded by the exons ATGGATTCATTTACTATAAGGAGCTTAGATAGAATCAGCATGTTACCAGATTCCATACTGTGCCACATACTTTCATTCCTTCCGATGAAATATGCTGTTAGGACCAGCACTCTATCGACAAGATATCAGTACCTTTGGACTTACATTACCAGCCTTCACTTTGACAATTCTGAACTCTTTACTAATGATATTGGAGAAGCTGAGGCTGATTTGAGTTTCAAGAATTTCGTGAGCACCGTATTGCTTCTCAGTAACGTGTCATGTTTGGAAAAGTTCAGTCTTAAGCTTGAATCATTTTGCATTATTGGCATTGTCAAGTCATGGATCAGCATTGCAATAAAGCGTAACGGTCAAAAGCTAGAGCTTGGATACTCACAATTATGTGGAGAGATTCCTATTCAGTTGCCTCAGACAATGTTCATTTGCAAAACATTGGTGGATCTAACGCTGAAAGGAATGGTTTCCCTACAAATTCCTGCTTCGATTTGGCTTCCCAGTCTTAAGATTCTTAAGATGGAGGACATtatatatgaaaatggagattcAGCTCAGAAGCTCATCCACGGATGCCCTGTTCTTGAATATTTGGATTTTTATAGGGAGGATGCGAAGAGTGGAGAAGTGTTGAACATTTCTGTGCCCACATTGAAGCGTCTGGAGGTAACCTGTCTAGGTCCTGGTGAGCAGCTTGTTTTTAATACCCTGATGCTTGAATACCTTGATCTCACCTATTATTGGGCGGAGGGTTTTTCATTGGTGAACTTATCATCCTTGTTGGAAGCACGCATCGATATTGATTTGTCCGGCTCAAGACCCATCAATTCAGCCAACATACTAAAACTTCTTCGTGGAATTGCAAATGTTAAGTTTCTTTGG TTTCATGCTGATATTACGGATTATGTTCCGACAACTTTCCATACTCTTCAGAATTTGACACATCTAAGGCTTCTGTGTGGCTTTAACTGTAGAGGCTTCAACTTGAACTTTCTGAATGACTTTCTTGGGTGCTCGCCTAATCTCGAAGTACTTGTTCTTGAGGTATGTTGA
- the LOC131331957 gene encoding UDP-glycosyltransferase 85A8-like: MVPPEQVLAHPSVGVFVSHFGTSSMLESICAGVPMIGWPYFGHDHQVTCRYSCNRWVIGRKIDEDIEREEVESLVCELMEGAEGKAMKRKVMEWKKQAVEATSNGGSSAKIFNNLLKALSRSQNFMGHQILS, translated from the coding sequence ATGGTGCCCCCGGAGCAAGTTCTTGCCCACCCTTCAGTGGGAGTGTTCGTGAGTCATTTTGGGACTAGCTCAATGCTTGAGAGCATTTGTGCTGGAGTGCCTATGATCGGTTGGCCGTATTTTGGTCATGACCATCAAGTGACCTGCCGGTACAGCTGTAACCGATGGGTTATCGGGAGGAAGATCGACGAGGATATAGAGAGGGAAGAAGTGGAAAGCCTAGTTTGCGAGTTGATGGAGGGAGCCGAGGGTAAAGCAATGAAGAGGAAGGTGATGGAGTGGAAGAAACAAGCAGTTGAGGCCACCAGTAACGGTGGGTCATCGGCGAAAATTTTCAACAACCTTTTGAAGGCATTATCAAGATCACAAAACTTCATGGGTCATCAAATTCTCAGCTAG